The Hyperolius riggenbachi isolate aHypRig1 chromosome 3, aHypRig1.pri, whole genome shotgun sequence genome window below encodes:
- the LOC137561074 gene encoding uncharacterized protein, translating into EGEDEEDEEDEEDEEDEEEEEEDEEEEEEDEEDEEEDEEEEEEDEEEEEEEEDEEEDEEEEEEDEEEDEEEEEDEEEDEEEDEDEEEDEEEEEEEEEEEDEEEDEEEEEEEEDEEEEEDEEEEEDEEEDEEEDEDEEEDEEEEEEDEEEEEEEEEDEEEDEEEDEEEDEDEEEDEDEEEDEEEEEEDEEEDEDEEEDEEEEEEDEEEE; encoded by the coding sequence gaaggagaagatgaagaagatgaagaagatgaagaagatgaagaagatgaagaagaagaagaagaagatgaagaagaagaagaagaagatgaagaagatgaagaagaagatgaagaagaagaagaagaagatgaagaagaagaagaagaagaagaagatgaagaagaagatgaagaagaagaagaagaagatgaagaagaagatgaagaagaagaagaagatgaagaagaagatgaagaagaagatgaagatgaagaagaagatgaagaagaagaagaagaagaagaagaagaagaagatgaagaagaagatgaagaagaagaagaagaagaagaagatgaagaagaagaagaagatgaagaagaagaagaagatgaagaagaagatgaagaagaagatgaagatgaagaagaagatgaagaagaagaagaagaagatgaagaagaagaagaagaagaagaagaagatgaagaagaagatgaagaagaagatgaagaagaagatgaagatgaagaagaagatgaagatgaagaagaagatgaagaagaagaagaagaagatgaagaagaagatgaagatgaagaagaagatgaagaagaagaagaagaagatgaagaagaagaa
- the LOC137561075 gene encoding uncharacterized protein → EEEEEEDEEEDEDEEEDEEEEEEDEEEEEEEDEEEEEEDEEEEEEEDEEEEEDEDEDEDEDEDEDEDEDEDEDEDEDEEEEEEEEDEDEDEDEDEDEDEDEEEEEEEEEEEEEEEEEEEDEDEEEEEEEEEEDEDDEEEDEEDEEDEEDEEDEEEDEEEEEEEEEEEEEEEEEEEEEEEEDEDEEEEEEEEEEEEEEEEEEEDEDEDEDEEEEEEEEEEDDEEEDEEDEEDEEDEEDEEDEEDEEDEEEDEEEEEEEEEEEEEEEEEEEEE, encoded by the coding sequence gaagaagaagaagaagaagatgaagaagaagatgaagatgaagaagaagatgaagaagaagaagaagaagatgaagaagaagaagaagaagaagatgaagaagaagaagaagaagatgaagaagaagaagaagaagaagatgaagaagaagaagaagatgaagatgaagatgaagatgaagatgaagatgaagatgaagatgaagatgaagatgaagatgaagatgaagatgaagaagaagaagaagaagaagaagatgaagatgaagatgaagatgaagatgaagatgaagatgaagatgaagaagaagaagaagaagaagaagaagaagaagaagaagaagaagaagaagaagaagatgaagatgaagaagaagaagaagaagaagaagaagaagatgaagatgatgaagaagaagatgaagaagatgaagaagatgaagaagatgaagaagatgaagaagaagatgaagaagaagaagaagaagaagaagaagaagaagaagaagaagaagaagaagaagaagaagaagaagaagaagatgaagatgaagaagaagaagaagaagaagaagaagaagaagaagaagaagaagaagaagaagaagatgaagatgaagatgaagatgaagaagaagaagaagaagaagaagaagaagatgatgaagaagaagatgaagaagatgaagaagatgaagaagatgaagaagatgaagaagatgaagaagatgaagaagatgaagaagaagatgaagaagaagaagaagaagaagaagaagaagaagaagaagaagaagaagaagaagaagaagaa